A window from Canis lupus familiaris isolate Mischka breed German Shepherd chromosome 18, alternate assembly UU_Cfam_GSD_1.0, whole genome shotgun sequence encodes these proteins:
- the CCS gene encoding copper chaperone for superoxide dismutase, whose protein sequence is MASDSEDRGTACTLEFTVQMTCQSCVDAVRTSLQGVAGIQSVKVQLENQMVLVQTTLPSQEVQALLESTGRQAVLKGMGSGLLQNLGAAVAILEGPGPVQGVVRFLQLTPERCLIEGTIDGLEPGLHGLHVHQFGDLTGNCNSCGDHFNPDGASHGGPKDSDRHRGDLGNVHAGTDGRAIFRIEDEQLKVWDVIGRSLVIDEGEDDLGLGGHPLSKVTGNSGERLACGIIARSAGLFQNPKQICSCDGLTIWEERGRPIAGEGRKEPAKPPAHL, encoded by the exons ATGGCTTCGGACTCCGAGGACCGCGGGACCGCCTGCACG CTGGAGTTCACAGTGCAGATGACCTGTCAGAGCTGCGTGGACGCGGTGCGCACGTCCCTGCAAGGGGTGGCAG gCATCCAGAGTGTTAAAGTGCAGTTGGAAAACCAGATGGTCCTGGTGCAGACCACCCTGCCCAGCCAAGAGGTGCAGGCCCTTCTGGAAAGCACAGGGCGGCAGGCAGTACTCAAGGGCATGGGCAGTGGCCTCCTGC AGAATCTGGGAGCAGCAGTTGCCATTCTGGAGGGCCCTGGTCCCGTGCAAGGGGTGGTGCGCTTCCTACAGCTGACCCCTGAACGCTGCCTCATCGAGGGGACTATCGATGGCCTGGAGCCTGGGCTGCATGGACTCCATGTCCATCAGTTTGGAGACCTCACCGGGAACTGCAACAG CTGCGGGGACCACTTTAACCCTGATGGAGCATCTCACGGGGGCCCTAAGGACTCTGACCGG CACCGTGGGGACCTGGGGAATGTCCATGCTGGCACTGATGGCCGAGCCATCTTCAGGATAGAGGATGAGCAGCTGAAg GTATGGGATGTGATTGGCCGAAGCCTGGTCATCGATGAAGGAGAAGATGATCTGGGCCTGGGTGGCCATCccttatccaaggtcacaggAAACTCAGGAGAGAG GTTGGCCTGTGGCATCATCGCACGCTCTGCTGGCCTTTTCCAGAACCCTAAGCAGATCTGCTCCTGTGATGGCCTTACCATCTGGGAGGAGCGAGGCCGGCCCATTGCTGGTGAGGGACGAAAGGAGCCAGCcaagccccctgcccacctctga
- the CCDC87 gene encoding coiled-coil domain-containing protein 87, with the protein MEPTEPEPDLQRFYHRLLCPLSLFPRKATCPESQKPLPPEAPMLLPLPVSRLTVASLCRQVAKRLANSGRSVRVPTKGRLRFIEVILNELKCSWQEPPTEPSLSHLDNQRLRKRLQVYVLLSSEQLFLRYLHLLKTMSTTSGVFTESATLTRLTAGLARDCTIFLTSPEVYRSLFADFLTLLKIEQAHGGMHKLRPVGPTGAFKLFPFQWLHSTSFAQAPSCNLNLNYLIQLSRPREFLNEPELDPVKEVKSIPQLKRKKPLQWLSSMQKKRESDFSSTQIVSLPKYSVTPASQAPSTSSHLPFYSQQQRGQSMPSLREGWKLADELGLPPLPSRPITPLVLVPGSKTELAGDMVAEDLKQMIKNMKLERTQYLPLDSGLPLLLGALTRRPAAAHHMQELQRTLKSLEEEEATGQWGPQCLKSIPLQPQPVTVSLKLKNQAVVQAAAVQVSERNFLDSFHVDGAGVLYNHLAGELEPKLIEEMDIGCFVGNNISEVYKELMSRVSPDHFSFDQGPLVEPAANKDWSTFLSSALLHQEKQYRVINPKLAGFYSQRTNILQPSSEKIISLTSLQANKGWEKWSNKASWMNWWKTTLSVGDYFKYLTNQETDFLHVIFQMYEEEGPGEAIGPVRESLKIQYPPPLLEDEEPDFVPGEWDWNTVLRHRLGIKRTSLLGEPYKILNLQKRLEHLWSMLEVPDKDRLDMVIKYSSNARLSQLPSLVSAWEQVLKPIQLREMLLGRLELFERQASDPNRFFQKTNMGLGSFLEENQFRNRLHRKINLVQAPLVSLLKEIELIFGEPVTFKGRRYLDKMKHDKVEMLYWLQQQQRVHHLTQGQKASHQPGLFKKLSIQPSITPGNTPITLCLQIPPSPPNT; encoded by the coding sequence ATGGAGCCCACCGAACCGGAACCCGACCTCCAGCGGTTTTACCACCGGTTGCTGTGTCCGCTGTCGCTCTTCCCCCGCAAGGCGACGTGCCCAGAATCTCAGAAGCCCCTCCCGCCGGAGGCCCCGATGCTGTTGCCGTTGCCAGTCTCACGGCTGACGGTGGCGTCGCTGTGCCGTCAAGTGGCCAAGCGGCTGGCCAACAGTGGGCGGTCGGTGCGCGTGCCTACCAAAGGCCGACTCCGTTTCATTGAGGTCATCCTGAACGAGTTAAAGTGCAGCTGGCAGGAGCCTCCCACTGAACCTAGTCTGAGCCATTTGGACAACCAGAGACTGCGGAAGCGGCTCCAGGTATACGTACTGCTCAGCAGCGAGCAGCTCTTCTTACGATACCTGCACCTGCTGAAGACCATGTCCACCACCAGCGGAGTCTTCACTGAGTCAGCCACACTCACGCGTTTGACCGCCGGCCTCGCCAGGGACTGCACAATCTTTCTTACCAGTCCTGAGGTCTACCGTTCCCTGTTTGCCGACTTCCTCACCCTACTGAAGATAGAACAGGCCCACGGTGGCATGCATAAGCTGCGCCCAGTAGGCCCTACTGGGGCTTTCAAGCTTTTCCCTTTTCAATGGCTTCACAGCACCAGCTTCGCCCAAGCACCAAGCTGCAACCTCAACCTAAACTACCTCATCCAACTTAGCCGCCCACGGGAGTTTCTCAATGAGCCTGAACTGGATCCAGTGAAGGAAGTGAAGTCTATCCCCCAGCTGAAGAGGAAAAAGCCTCTCCAGTGGCTGTCCTCcatgcagaagaaaagagaaagcgaCTTCAGTTCCACACAGATTGTGTCACTTCCCAAATACTCTGTGACTCCCGCCAGCCAGGCTCCCTCCACCTCTTCCCACTTGCCCTTCTACTCCCAACAACAGAGAGGCCAATCCATGCCCTCCCTACGTGAGGGCTGGAAGCTGGCAGATGAGCTGGGCCTTCCTCCACTCCCCTCTCGCCCCATAACCCCGTTGGTTCTGGTTCCAGGAAGCAAAACAGAGCTGGCAGGGGACATGGTGGCTGAAGACCTGAAGCAGATGATAAAGAACATGAAATTGGAGAGGACTCAATACTTACCATTGGATTCgggcctgcccctgctcctgggaGCCCTGACCCGCCGCCCAGCTGCAGCACATCACATGCAGGAACTGCAGAGAACGTTAAAAAGCCTTGAAGAGGAAGAAGCCACTGGGCAGTGGGGCCCCCAATGCCTCAAATCCATTCCACTTCAACCACAGCCAGTGACTGTTAGTTTGAAGCTAAAGAATCAGGCTGTGGTTCAGGCAGCTGCTGTGCAGGTCTCTGAGAGAAACTTTTTGGATTCCTTCCATGTTGATGGGGCCGGAGTCCTATACAACCACCTGGCTGGTGAACTAGAACCCAAACTTATCGAGGAAATGGATATTGGTTGCTTTGTTGGCAATAACATCAGTGAGGTCTACAAGGAGCTGATGAGCCGTGTCTCTCCTGACCACTTCTCTTTTGACCAGGGACCCCTGGTTGAGCCTGCAGCCAATAAAGACTGGTCGACCTTCCTGTCCTCAGCCTTGCTACATCAAGAAAAACAGTATCGCGTCATCAATCCCAAGTTAGCAGGATTTTATTCCCAGAGAACAAACATTTTACAGCCCTCCTCTGAGAAGATAATCTCCCTCACATCACTCCAAGCAAACAAAGGCTGGGAGAAGTGGTCAAACAAAGCCTCATGGATGAACTGGTGGAAAACCACCCTGTCTGTGGGTGACTATTTCAAGTACCTCACCAACCAGGAGACAGATTTTCTCCATGTCATCTTCCAAATGTATGAAGAGGAAGGTCCTGGGGAGGCCATAGGCCCTGTCAGAGAGTCCCTAAAGATTCAATACCCACCTCCCTTGCTGGAAGATGAAGAGCCAGACTTTGTGCCAGGAGAGTGGGATTGGAACACAGTGCTAAGGCACAGGCTAGGAATTAAGAGGACCAGCCTCCTGGGAGAACCTTACAAAATCCTGAACCTGCAGAAGCGTCTGGAGCACCTGTGGTCCATGCTTGAGGTCCCTGACAAGGACCGGCTAGACATGGTCATCAAGTACAGCTCCAATGCCCGTCTGAGTCAGCTGCCTTCATTAGTGAGTGCCTGGGAGCAAGTCCTGAAGCCCATTCAGCTGCGGGAAATGTTGCTGGGGAGACTAGAATTGTTTGAGCGACAAGCTTCTGACCCCAACCGCTTCTTCCAAAAGACTAACATGGGCCTGGGTAGCTTCCTGGAGGAGAATCAGTTCCGCAACCGTCTACACAGGAAGATCAATCTGGTGCAGGCTCCTTTGGTTTCCCTCCTGAAGGAAATTGAATTAATCTTTGGTGAGCCAGTGACCTTCAAGGGGCGGCGATACCTGGATAAGATGAAGCATGACAAGGTGGAGATGCTGTACTGGCTACAGCAGCAGCAACGGGTCCACCACCTGACACAGGGTCAGAAGGCCTCCCACCAGCCAGGGCTGTTCAAGAAGCTCAGCATCCAGCCTTCAATAACTCCTGGGAATACTCCTATTACTCTGTGCCTTCAaatccctccctcacccccaaacaCCTAG